CGGTGCTGGCCGACCTCGAAACGCGGATGCGCGAGGCCGCGGCCGACCTGAACTTCGAGGAAGCCGCGCGACTGCGCGACGAAGTCAAACGCCTGCGCGCGACCGAACTGGCGGTGAGCGACGATCCCACGGTGAAGCAGCGCGGCGTCGCGGCGAAGGCCGGCAGCTACAAGGGCGACAAACAGTTCGGCGCTTCGGCCAATCTGCCGAAACTCTCGACCGAACGCGGCGGCAACAACACCCCGCGCAGCAAGGTGCACAAGCCCGACCTCGACGAAATGGGCATCGCCGGCTGGCACGAAGTCAAGAAAGTGCAACGCGCCAAGCCGCGCAAGCCGACGCTCGACGAGATGGGCCCGGGGACGGAGAGCAAGATCTTCCAGCCGAAGAATTCACGCGAGTCCGGCCCGGAATTCGGCCCGGCGCCGCGGAGCAGTGGCGGCGCGCCGGGGCATCGGGGCGGGTGGAAGAAGAGGTAGGACGGCGCCCAGGGCATTCCCCTTGCGCTATTCCCTTCGGGAGAATACCCTTCCGCGATGATCCGCTCGTTCCGGAACCAGGCGACCGCGCGGTTGTTTGCCGACGAGGACGTGCCGCGCTTTCGTGCCATCGAGCGGCAGGCCCGGCGCAAATTGCTCCTGCTGGATGGTGCCGCGAAGCTGGATGATCTGCGCCAGCCTCCCGGCAACAGACTCGAAGCCCTGAAAGGGGATCGCCGCGGTCAATACTCGATCCGCATCAACGATCAATGGCGGATCTGCTTCGAATGGCGCGACGACGGCGCAGAGATGGTCGAGATTTTGGACTATCACTAGAGGCGGTCAGGATGGCCACACCAAAGCAGCTCCCCCCGATCCCTCCCGGCGAGATTCTGATCGAGGAATTCATGCGTCCGAACGGCATCAGCCAAAATAGGCTGGCACGCGATATCGACATCAACCCGGCCCGGGTCAACGACATCGTGCACGGCCGCTCTGCGATCACCGCTTCCGTCGCCCTGCGGCTGGCGAAGTATTTCGGCACGACGCCAGAACTGTGGATGAACCTGCAGGCCTCCTACGATCTGCGCCGCGCCCGCGCCGCAGACTGGCCCGCGATCGAGCCGCGCGTCCGCGTGCTCGCCGCGGAGTAGACGGGCTGCGGAAGCGACTGGCCCGGGAGTTGGAGGATTGAACATGGTGAGCACGACGCCGCTCGACGTGGCCGACTATCTCGAGAGTCCGGAGATGATCTCCGCCTATCTCGACGAGGCTTTTGCTTCCGAAGATCCCGCTTTGATCGACAAGGCGCTCGCAACGGTGAGGCGCGCGCCGGCGCAGCTCAAGACCATCCCAGCAGAGACGTTGAAGCGCATAACTGAACTGACGGAAGGCATGGTGTTCGATCCTGACGAGGACATTGAGGGCGGCGTCAATTTGTGACTTTTCGGCGCAGCTCAGCTCTGATTCATCAATGCTGTCACCGCCTCCTCCACCTCCTTACGCTCTTCGACCAGCACATACTCCCCTCGCCCCAGCGTCGCAGCACTCGCCGTGACCACCGCGCGCTTTGGACAGATGCCGAGGCAGCCGGTGATGACGAGCTTGGCGCGCTTGCCGCCGTGCACGGCGGCGTGCTGCTTGAGTTCCGATTTCAGCGCCTGCTTCAGCTTCTTGCCGTCCTTGATCCGCGAGAGGCATTTGCCGCAGATCAGCACCGGCGGCGGACGTTTGGCACGGAGGATGGTGGGGGAAGATTTGGCGGGCATGATCGTCATATAGGGACGATCGCGACGCGTTGGATGGTCGACCCCATTGAAACCCGCGAGTTCCTTGCGTCTCTTGCCGTCATGCCCGGCCTTGTGCCGGGCATCCACGAGGCCGCAGGAAAGACGTGGATGGCCGGGGCGAGCCCGGCCATGACGACGTGGCGAAGTTCGGGGCAAACAATTCGGGGCAAGCAAAAAGGGCAGCGCGTGCGGCGCCGCCCTTTTCAGTCAGTTCAGTTCGTCAACGCCGCGCGGACCACGCAATGCCGCCGCGCCGTGCGAAGCCGCCCCTCGCCTCACACCCGCTCGATGATGATCGCCGGGGCCATGCCGCCGGCGGCGCACATCGTGACGAGGCCGCGCTTCAGGCCGCGGCGCTCCAGTTCGTCGAGCACGGTGCCGATCAGGATCGCGCCGGTGGCGCCGATCGGGTGGCCGAGGGCGATCGAGCCGCCATTGACGTTGACCTTGTCACGGTCGAGGTCGAGGTCGCGGATGAATTTCTCGGTGACCACGGCGAAGGCTTCGTTGATCTCCCAGAGGTCGATATCGTCCTTGGTGAGTCCGGCCTTGGCCAGCACCTTCTTGGCCGCCGGCACCGGCGCGTTCAGCATCAGCGTCGGGTCGTCGCCGATATTGGCCATCGCCACGATCTTGGCGCGCGGCTTGAGGCCGTGGGCGTCGGCATAGGCCTTCGAGGTCAGCAGCACCGCGGCGGCGCCGTCGACCACGCCCGAGGAATTGCCGGCGTGGTGGACGTGCTTGATGTCGACGTCCGGATACTTCTGGTTGATCAGCTTGCGATAGGTGGTGCCCTTGTCGTCGAGCGGATAGTCGGCGATCGCGGTGAAGGCCGGCTTCAGCGCGGCGAGGCCTTCGGCGGTGGTTTCGGGGCGCGGATATTCGTCCTTCGCCAGCACGACGTTGCCGTCGTCGTCCTTGACCGGGATGATGCTCTTGTCGAAGCGGCCTTCCTTGATGGCGATCGCGGCGCGGCGCTGGCTCTCCAGCCCGAGCGCGTCGAGCGCCTCGCGGCTGATGCCTTCCATCGTGGCGATCGCGTCGCCGCAGATGCCCTGATGCGATTGCGGGTGCACCTGAGCGAGGCGGGCATTGCCCGAGCCCATGCCGAGTGGCGGCTTGCCGGCGGCCATGTCCTCGGCGGCCATCGATGCGGTCAGCGACATCATCTCGGTGCCGCCGGCGATCACCACGTCTTCCATGCCGCTCATGATCTGGGCCGCGGCGAAATTCACCGCGGTGATGCCGCCGCCGCAGAAACGGTCGAGCGTGGTGCCGGAGGCCTTGATGTCGTAGCCCGCATCGAGCGCCGCCATGCGGCCGAGGTCGCCGCCCTGCTTACCGCGCTGGGTGGAGGTCGACCAGATGATATCGTCGACTTCGGCGGTGTTGAGCTGGTTGCGCTCGGCAATGGCCTTGAGCACGGCGGCGGCAAGGTGTTGCGGATGCATCTCCGCCAGTTTGCCCTTGCCGACTTTGCCGATGCCGCGGGGGGTGCGGACGGCGTCGATGATGTAGGCTTCGGCCATTTTCTTGTTCTCCCAGGGTTCTTGAGATTGATTGGCGGCGAGATTGTCCGAGCCGGGTGCGAAGTCAAGCCCGCTGCGCACGCGCCTCGAATTGCCATTCGCCGCGCGGCCACGCATATTCCGCCGCAACGAATGTTCGTTGATCTGGGGGACGATAGGAATGGCCGACGCCGATCTGGATGGCATCATCCGGCAGCTTGCGAAGCAGCAGAACAAGACCCTGACGGGCGCGGCGAAAGCGCGGCGCGATCATTATCTCGGGCTCGCCGCCAAGGCCAAGGACGCCGGCGGCAAGGCGCGCGCCAAGTCCCTCGCCAAGGCCGCGATGGAGCAAGGCCTCGCCGCGGCGAAGCGGCTGCAGGTCGCCGCCGACAACGCGGCGGACTCCTACGCGCGCGCGATGCGGAAGGCGTCCGACACCGCGGCGGCTTCGTCGGCGGCGGAGACCAAGGCGGCCGCGAACAAGGCGGCGAAAGATTCCAGCGCCGCGACCACCGCCCGGCCGAAGCAAGGCAAGGCGCCTGCGAAGAAGAAGGCGGGCAAAACGAAGGCCTGAGTAGTTCGACACGGATGCACGCGCGCGGCCTGCGGCGACGTGCCTGCCGGCCGGCGGCCTGTCCGTAGCAACGGGACGCAACGCAGACGGCACGGTCTGCCGGACGGCAATCTGCAGTCAACTCTTGGTGAGCGGACGCCGCTCACCAAGCTGGTTCCGCGGGCTCCGGCGCCCGCGATGGCGCAAACCGGGGCGAAACCCCAATCATTTGTACACGAACAACATGGATCCGAGCCGGCGAGGCAGGTTCTGCCGTCGTTTCAGGCGGAACCCGGGGTCACGCTACTTTTGTGCATTGCACAAAAAGTAGTTGCAAATTTAATCAAATGGTCCTAATTCGTTCGTATTAGCACAGCAAAGGGTGCGGCGGCACGCGATGTCGCCTGGTGCTGCTGGCTGAATGTAACTCCAGTTTCCACGAACCCGGACCGTCTCATGACAGAGCACAGCCTCTGGCGTTTCTCGCGCGCTTTGCATCGCGCGCTCAACGAGCGCCGTCTTGATGACCTGGCGAACATCATCGACGAGGACGTCGATTGGGCGATCTATGGCCCGATCGACATGTTCCCGTTCTTCGGCGCGCGCCACGGCAAGGCCGCGGTGATCGAGGTCTGCCAGCAGATCGCCGACAACATCCGCATCCATCGCTACGATCGCGAGGCGATCATGCTCGGCGTCGACACCTCCGCGTCGATGGTCCGCTACTCGCTGACCGCGCTCGATACCAACAAGCCGATCAGCCTGCGGATGGCGCAGTTCGCGCAGTTCAGGGCCGGCAAACTGGTCAGCATGCGGATTCTGATCGACACGTT
The DNA window shown above is from Rhodopseudomonas palustris HaA2 and carries:
- a CDS encoding acetyl-CoA C-acetyltransferase, with the translated sequence MAEAYIIDAVRTPRGIGKVGKGKLAEMHPQHLAAAVLKAIAERNQLNTAEVDDIIWSTSTQRGKQGGDLGRMAALDAGYDIKASGTTLDRFCGGGITAVNFAAAQIMSGMEDVVIAGGTEMMSLTASMAAEDMAAGKPPLGMGSGNARLAQVHPQSHQGICGDAIATMEGISREALDALGLESQRRAAIAIKEGRFDKSIIPVKDDDGNVVLAKDEYPRPETTAEGLAALKPAFTAIADYPLDDKGTTYRKLINQKYPDVDIKHVHHAGNSSGVVDGAAAVLLTSKAYADAHGLKPRAKIVAMANIGDDPTLMLNAPVPAAKKVLAKAGLTKDDIDLWEINEAFAVVTEKFIRDLDLDRDKVNVNGGSIALGHPIGATGAILIGTVLDELERRGLKRGLVTMCAAGGMAPAIIIERV
- a CDS encoding type II toxin-antitoxin system RelE/ParE family toxin, with protein sequence MIRSFRNQATARLFADEDVPRFRAIERQARRKLLLLDGAAKLDDLRQPPGNRLEALKGDRRGQYSIRINDQWRICFEWRDDGAEMVEILDYH
- a CDS encoding (2Fe-2S) ferredoxin domain-containing protein, with amino-acid sequence MTIMPAKSSPTILRAKRPPPVLICGKCLSRIKDGKKLKQALKSELKQHAAVHGGKRAKLVITGCLGICPKRAVVTASAATLGRGEYVLVEERKEVEEAVTALMNQS
- a CDS encoding nuclear transport factor 2 family protein, translating into MTEHSLWRFSRALHRALNERRLDDLANIIDEDVDWAIYGPIDMFPFFGARHGKAAVIEVCQQIADNIRIHRYDREAIMLGVDTSASMVRYSLTALDTNKPISLRMAQFAQFRAGKLVSMRILIDTFDLVEQAIGHPIDLPRIA
- a CDS encoding transcriptional regulator codes for the protein MADYLESPEMISAYLDEAFASEDPALIDKALATVRRAPAQLKTIPAETLKRITELTEGMVFDPDEDIEGGVNL
- a CDS encoding HigA family addiction module antitoxin — protein: MARRRRRDGRDFGLSLEAVRMATPKQLPPIPPGEILIEEFMRPNGISQNRLARDIDINPARVNDIVHGRSAITASVALRLAKYFGTTPELWMNLQASYDLRRARAADWPAIEPRVRVLAAE